Below is a window of Virgibacillus sp. NKC19-3 DNA.
AAAAATGGCCGCGCCTTCTGTTGGCGAAAAAACATTGGGACTCATAGAAACAAGAATTAGTGCTGATAGTAACCCAAGGAACATCGCCGTTATGGCTCCTGTAGTGTTAAAGCGTCTCCAGTAAATCGTATACAAAATTACTGGCAAGTTAGCACTTGCAGCTACACAAAAGGCCAAGGAAACCAGAAAGGCAACATTCATCGTCTGCGCCATTAAAGCTAGTAAAATGGAAAAAACAGATACCCCTAATGAAGCATACCGTGCTGCTAACATTTGCTGCCGATCAGAAGCCTTTCCTTTCTTTATGATTTGGCCATAAATATCGTGAGCAAATGCCGAAGCACCTGATAAGACAAGTCCTGCTACAACTGCCAAAATAGTAGCAAATGCCACAGCGGAAACAAAAGAAAATAGGAAATCGCCGCCAAGTGCTTCCGCCAACAATGGTGCCGCCATATTTCCAGCCGGATTTGCTGCTAAAATTTGGCTTTCCCCTACAAATGCAGCTGCACCAAAGCCGAGGAAAACGGTTAGAATATAAAAAATTCCAACTACCCATGTTGCTGTTACAACGGAGGTCCTTGCCATTTTAGCATTTTTTACCGTGAAGAAACGCATCAAAATATGTGGCAGGCCTGCTGTTCCCAATACAAGTGCCAGCATGAGTGAAATAGTATCTAAAGGAACTGTATATTGCAAGCCAGGGTTAAGATAATCCGCACCATGACTTGTCGCTGTTTTTACTTCACTGAACATATGCATAATATTAAAATCAAATCGTTGAAAGACCAGAAATGCAATGATCAATGTACCGATCATGAGTAGAACAGCTTTTATAATTTGCACCCAACTTGTCGCTGTCATTCCTCCAAACAATACGTATATTGTCATCATGACACCAACGATCAATACAGCGATCCAATAATCTATACCAAATAATAATTGTATGAGCGCACCTGCACCAACGAGTTGTGCAATCATATAAAATATGACAATCGTTATGGTACTTAACGCTGCCGCACCCCTAACCTTTTTAGCATCAAAACGTGCATTAATCATATCAGCAATGGTATATTTTCCAAGATTTCTCAAAGGCTCCGCTACTAAAAACATCACAACTAAATAAGCAATAAGAAAACCAATACTGTAAAAGAACCCATCAAATCCATACAATGCAATGGCCCCGGCAATTCCGAGAAATGAAGCAGCTGATAAATAATCACCTGCAATGGCCAGCCCATTTTGCCAGCCTGTTAAACCTCCCCCTGCTGTATAAAAGTCCCCAGTTGTTTGTGTTCGTTTAGCTGCATAATAGGTTATAATCAATGTTGCCAATACGATAATAAGAAATAAAACAATGACCGTTAGATTCATGCCGCTACTCCTCCTTCTTTAACTGTTCTTCAATAATTTGGTTTGACTGCTTGTCAAAGGAAGCAGATTTTTTTACATAAACAATGCAAAGAATCCAGGTCATCACAAATTGCGCAAAAGCATAAATCCACGCCCATGATATGTCGCCAATTGCCATGGCATTCATGAATGTCGTATAGGAAGTCAAAACAGGCAACATAAAATAAAAGATGAAGAAAAAGATCGTTAATGGGACAATGAATTTCTTCCTTGCTTTAATCAATTGTTTAAAGCTACTACTTTTAGCTACTTTCACAAAATCTGTTTTTTTCTCTGCTTCATATTCCATTTTGTAATCGCTTTCAATACTCATTATTAGCCTCCTTCCCATTTCTGACATTGTATAGATACTAAAATTCAGTAATGTAATACTATATCATCAATAAAAAAATTCAATCATTTATTGTTAAAATGAATCGAAAGTCATATAAAAATCAAATAAGCGCCCTCTCTTCCCGTTGCAGGAGAGGGCGCTTACCTAAATTAATGCGATAAGAAAGCTAGAATCCTGAGCAATTTTATTTTACCTTCATCTTTCCAAACAAGAAATCCGCGGCCCATTGTAGGAAATCATACCATCTACCAATGTATCTTCCAACTTTTCCAACCAAAGCGGAGCGTCCATATCAGCATAAATAATGTTACGATGTCCACAGGCTAGATGTACGGCTGCTGAAACAGAAATCGGCGATTCCATCATACTGCCGATCATACATGGAATGCCGGCAGCCTCAGCAATATCTGCTATTACAATTGCTTCGCGAATCCCACCAGTTTTCATCAGTTTAATATTAAATAAATCACAGGCAGCCATTTGAACCAGCCTAAGTGCATCTGCTGCAGAAAAGAGACTTTCGTCTGCCATAATTGGTGTATGGACAGCGTTTGTTACATAGGCTAATCCTTTAAAATCGGCAGCCTTCACCGGTTGTTCAATAAATTCAATATCAAGCTGTTCCTCCTCAAGCATCCGGATAAAACGGACGGCAGTCTTCGCATCCCAGCTCTGATTTGCGTCAATTCGCAACTGAATGGATTCACCAACTGTCTGGCGCAACCGCCTCATTCGTGATAAATCCTCCTGAAACTCCCCTCCAAGTTTTACCTTTAATGCGCTAAATCCTTGCTGTACTAATGACTTCGCTTTTGCAGCCATTTCAGCTTCTTCTCCGATACTCAGTGTCATATCTGTCGTAATTTCTCTTTGATATCCACCTAAGAGTTGATACATCGGAAGTTGATATTTTCTGGAAAACAAATCATACAAAGCGATATCAACTGCTGCCTTTGCACTTGTATTACCAACACAGGCATCTCTCACCTTTGTAACTAAATGTTCCAAAGACTTTAGCGGTGTACCGATAATTGCTTGTTTAATTGGACCTCTGACAGCACTCTGTATACTTTCTAAGGAATCGCCAGTTATTTTTAAAGTTGGCGATGCTGCTCCAACTCCATAAAACCCATCATCGGTTTCAACTGTTATGGTAAGTGTTTCTATTTCATCTACGCTCCGAATCGCAGTAATGAATGGCTCTTTTAGCTTATTTCTCGTATGTGTTACTGTTACATCTGTAATCATCGTTAACCTCCTGTAAAGACACTTGAATGTAGATGGGGTGATTGTGTGTTAACGTTTATATCATGGAAAGGATTTGGGAAACAAAAAGACCTATATAGGTGCCAAGGAATGACCCCAGTAGTGCCATGATAACACCAACGGGAATAAGGGCACGATTATAGTAACCGGCAAGCATTGGCGCAGATGCCATGCCGCCAATATTAGCAAGACTTGCAATTCCTAATGTAAACAAATCAAGCTTGAAAACTTTGCCTAATAATACCATTACTACTAAATGAATAAATAAAATTAGAAATCCGCTGATAATATAGATTGGTGCTTGGAATAATTGGCTGAAATCTGCATTGGATGCAATCAATGCAATGATGATATACAACATTACATTAGCAATATCCATGGATCCAGCCATTTTGGAAAATCGAGTCGTTGCTAATACAAGCCCAATGACAGCAGCAATCGTAATGGTCCAGGTAGTAGCATTAATCACGGTACCTATTTCTGGTAAAGCCTCTCCAATTCTAGCACCAATTGCTGAAACTAGTAGCCCAAATGCAAGCATAACCATCATTTCTTTAAAACCAACGGAGTTGTTCGTATTATCTTCTTCCAGTTCGACTTGCACCTGATCAAGATGGTCCGTCCTTGCACCTGTCCACTTATTAATCTTTGATGCAAATGGGACAAGCCAGAATAAAAACATCACCCAAACAGAGTAATTGACCGTATCCATAATCAAAGCATATCCAAATATATTTTCAGGGACATCCAGTATACCCTGGATGGCGACCATATTTGCAGAACCGCCAGTCCAGCTCCCGGACAACGCACCAAAAGCCTGCCATGTATCCGGAGCATACCAATTGCTGAAAATAGTGTAAACAGCGGTAAAACCCACCACAATACTAATGGCAGCCGTTGCATATCCAAGGAGCATCTTTCCCCCCAATTTACGGAGTTTACGCAGGTCACAATTGATCAGCATAAGAACAATCATAGCAGGAAGCAGGATATCCCTAAGATTCGAATTGGCCTCACTCATCACCTCCGTATCCCCAAACACGCCAAATGTCCGAAGTAGCGCGGCAGTAAGATATAGTAGGACAATACCTGGAACATACTTAAAAAATTTACTCGATGTTGACTTTTCTATCCAAACGATCACTGCTGCTAATGCAATTAGTACACTGATGTATAAAAACGTATCCTGTATCACTTGCAGCATTCCTCCTCTTTCATGAAGAAACCCAGTATATAACAAATGTGTACATTTGTTATATACTGGGTTTCACTTGTTAATGTAGTGAAGCAGTATCCGAAATGATTTGTTTATATTTCTTCAATGCATCTTTATACGCCACGATTATTCCTTTTTGGGATGAGCCGAAATATCGGGATTCTATCTTGTTAACAATCGTGGTAGTATCTGTCATGTTTTCTTTTATAAACAAAGACCTGAGAAAACGAACGGTTAATTCAATCGTAGCCGAACAATCAAAATCTACAATTTCATGTGTTTCTTTATTAATGACCAATCCAATAAAAAAGCCATTATATTGCTTTGTAATAGGATTATTGGAGGGAGCTTTAGCATCTCCAATAATGTAAATCATGTGGTCCCCATACATATCATTTAACCCCACCTACTATGTATGCGATTTCAACTATTTTAATAGTTTAACCTAATATGGAATAGTTGTCAAGGGAGATGTCCTTTCCGAGGCTTCGATTCCGATCACCTCCTCGTTTATTTGCTGCAATTATAGAATGAACAGCCATCTTCCCGAACACGTATAAGAACAGTAAAGAGGGCATTAATCCGGTCTGTAAATTTCCTCCAAAACAAGAGCTTGGTTGGTTTATTTTAATCTATATCAGCTATGCTATAATGTAATTAAGAAGGCAAAAGGAAGAAACTAGTGCTTAAAAGACTTGAGGCGTCACTTCAATTCGGTTTAACATCCTATAAGATTCAACCATTAACAGGCATCAATCGTTGGATAGTTACAAGGCTAAAGAATGGCGATAGAGAAGTTAAAAACCTTTCTTTAGCATGCGTTAAAATTATAGTCTATATAAACAGGATTTACAATATTTAAGCGTAGCTATCGATGGTAGACACAAATTTAAAGCAGGTGATAAAAGTGAAGGTAAAAAAACCAAAGTCCCCTATTTCAAAAGCTAAATCTAGTGTGAAGAGGAAAGTAAAAAAATCCATTACACCTGGATACGGTAAAGGTGGAGTGACAGCTATAACTAATCCGAAGAAATACGTGAAGAAAAAAGCGCTAGGACAGCCGATTTTAAAAAAGAAGAAAAAAAGATTTTGTTCATTGTTTAAATAAAATACTAATATCTTTAATTAAGAAAGAAAGAAACTTGACGTTTGCGATTTATTTGCAATCCGCTACTTTTATACACAAATGACAAGGGAATAAAAGTACTAACCCCTTGCCATTACTGATTTTATTCTTAGTGCGCCCAGAGGGATTCGAACCCCCGACTCCTGGTACCGGAAACCAGTGCTCTATCCAGCTGAGCTATGGGCGCATGTGATTTAAATTTGTCACAAAAAATATTATAACCTTTCTATCTAATTTATACAAGTCCTACGAAAATAGTCAGACAGGTTTATTTTTTTATCAGATGGGTATGCTGGAATGTAGTATTTTGGCAAATCAATTTGTTGAACGTTTTTGTTTGACCTTTATTGACCATTTAGGTATGATGAATATAGACGTTATGAATAAGGGAGGATTTTTAAAAATGAATTTAATACCTACAGTAATTGAACAAACAAATCGTGGAGAGCGTGCCTACGATATTTACTCACGCTTATTAAAGGATCGTATTATTATGCTTGGTAGTGGAATCGATGATAATGTAGCCAACACCATTGTAGCACAACTATTATTCTTGGAAGCAGAAGATCCGGATAAAGACATCTCACTTTACATTAACTCACCGGGTGGCTCCATTACAGCTGGTATGGCCATATTTGATACAATGCAATTCATTAAACCTGATGTATCAACTATCTGTACTGGAATGGCAGCATCAATGGGTGCCTTCCTGTTGGCAGCTGGTGAAAAAGGAAAACGATATGCTCTTCCAAATAGTGAAGTGATGATTCACCAACCACTAGGTGGTACACAAGGTCAAGCAACGGATATCGAAATCCATGCAAAACGCATTATTGAAATGAAACGAAAAATGAACGTGATTCTTTCTGAACGTACCGGACAACCAATAGAAGTTGTTGAACGTGATACAGAACGCGATAACTTTATGACTGCTGAAAAATCCGTAGACTATGGATTGATTGACAAAATTCTAGAACGTAATCCAAACGCAGATAAATAACATTTTAGGGTGCCTCAAATGAGACACCCTTTTATTATGTTTCCGAAACAAAACGTACTAAGTGATCTAGTGCAATTTCTTCATCATCACCATCTGCAATAATCATAATGTCCTCTCCACGGGTTATGGCCAAGCTCATTAGACCCATAATGCTTTTCGCATTGACTCTTTTACCTTCTTTTTCAAGAAACAAATGTGCACCATATCTGTTTGCCTCCTGCACAAATAGTGCAGCTGGTCTTGCTTGCAGACCTGATTCCAATTCTACTGTAACCGTTCGATCAACCAACATTCATCCCCCTCTACGTAAACGCTATCATTTTTATTCAATGATAACCGACAGCAACATATATAGCTACTGTCGATTTCGTATATTCTATTTCGATTATACCATAAATCCAATTTCTATTTTTGCTGTAATACTTCCCTATTTTTAAGTTTTTCGGCAAATTCATCAATTTTTTTCAAGCGATGGTTAATACCGGATTTGGAGATTTTCCCACTCGTTACTAATTCTCCTAATTCTT
It encodes the following:
- a CDS encoding solute symporter family protein — translated: MNLTVIVLFLIIVLATLIITYYAAKRTQTTGDFYTAGGGLTGWQNGLAIAGDYLSAASFLGIAGAIALYGFDGFFYSIGFLIAYLVVMFLVAEPLRNLGKYTIADMINARFDAKKVRGAAALSTITIVIFYMIAQLVGAGALIQLLFGIDYWIAVLIVGVMMTIYVLFGGMTATSWVQIIKAVLLMIGTLIIAFLVFQRFDFNIMHMFSEVKTATSHGADYLNPGLQYTVPLDTISLMLALVLGTAGLPHILMRFFTVKNAKMARTSVVTATWVVGIFYILTVFLGFGAAAFVGESQILAANPAGNMAAPLLAEALGGDFLFSFVSAVAFATILAVVAGLVLSGASAFAHDIYGQIIKKGKASDRQQMLAARYASLGVSVFSILLALMAQTMNVAFLVSLAFCVAASANLPVILYTIYWRRFNTTGAITAMFLGLLSALILVSMSPNVFSPTEGAAIFVGDPIFPLTNPAIISVPLGFIGGYLGTILSKDQDIERYAEVKVRANTGYRGS
- a CDS encoding DUF485 domain-containing protein, whose protein sequence is MSIESDYKMEYEAEKKTDFVKVAKSSSFKQLIKARKKFIVPLTIFFFIFYFMLPVLTSYTTFMNAMAIGDISWAWIYAFAQFVMTWILCIVYVKKSASFDKQSNQIIEEQLKKEE
- a CDS encoding dipeptide epimerase, with protein sequence MITDVTVTHTRNKLKEPFITAIRSVDEIETLTITVETDDGFYGVGAASPTLKITGDSLESIQSAVRGPIKQAIIGTPLKSLEHLVTKVRDACVGNTSAKAAVDIALYDLFSRKYQLPMYQLLGGYQREITTDMTLSIGEEAEMAAKAKSLVQQGFSALKVKLGGEFQEDLSRMRRLRQTVGESIQLRIDANQSWDAKTAVRFIRMLEEEQLDIEFIEQPVKAADFKGLAYVTNAVHTPIMADESLFSAADALRLVQMAACDLFNIKLMKTGGIREAIVIADIAEAAGIPCMIGSMMESPISVSAAVHLACGHRNIIYADMDAPLWLEKLEDTLVDGMISYNGPRISCLER
- a CDS encoding DUF819 family protein, which encodes MIQDTFLYISVLIALAAVIVWIEKSTSSKFFKYVPGIVLLYLTAALLRTFGVFGDTEVMSEANSNLRDILLPAMIVLMLINCDLRKLRKLGGKMLLGYATAAISIVVGFTAVYTIFSNWYAPDTWQAFGALSGSWTGGSANMVAIQGILDVPENIFGYALIMDTVNYSVWVMFLFWLVPFASKINKWTGARTDHLDQVQVELEEDNTNNSVGFKEMMVMLAFGLLVSAIGARIGEALPEIGTVINATTWTITIAAVIGLVLATTRFSKMAGSMDIANVMLYIIIALIASNADFSQLFQAPIYIISGFLILFIHLVVMVLLGKVFKLDLFTLGIASLANIGGMASAPMLAGYYNRALIPVGVIMALLGSFLGTYIGLFVSQILSMI
- a CDS encoding DUF3870 domain-containing protein, producing MYGDHMIYIIGDAKAPSNNPITKQYNGFFIGLVINKETHEIVDFDCSATIELTVRFLRSLFIKENMTDTTTIVNKIESRYFGSSQKGIIVAYKDALKKYKQIISDTASLH
- the clpP gene encoding ATP-dependent Clp endopeptidase proteolytic subunit ClpP; this encodes MNLIPTVIEQTNRGERAYDIYSRLLKDRIIMLGSGIDDNVANTIVAQLLFLEAEDPDKDISLYINSPGGSITAGMAIFDTMQFIKPDVSTICTGMAASMGAFLLAAGEKGKRYALPNSEVMIHQPLGGTQGQATDIEIHAKRIIEMKRKMNVILSERTGQPIEVVERDTERDNFMTAEKSVDYGLIDKILERNPNADK
- a CDS encoding HPr family phosphocarrier protein, translating into MVDRTVTVELESGLQARPAALFVQEANRYGAHLFLEKEGKRVNAKSIMGLMSLAITRGEDIMIIADGDDEEIALDHLVRFVSET